From the genome of Malus sylvestris chromosome 6, drMalSylv7.2, whole genome shotgun sequence, one region includes:
- the LOC126627001 gene encoding protein LOL1, with protein MPVPLAPYPTPPPAPPPPPPYTSPPANGAQSQLVCSGCRNLLLYPVGATSVCCAVCNAVTAVPPPGTEMAQLVCGGCHTLLMYIRGATSVQCSCCHTVNLALEANQVAHVNCGNCRMLLMYQYGARSVKCAVCNFVTSVGVPANTPEQKFNN; from the exons atgCCAGTACCACTTGCCCCATATCCAACTCCTCctccagcaccaccaccaccaccaccatacaCATCACCACCTGCAAATG GTGCACAGAGCCAGCTTGTGTGCTCTGGATGCCGGAACCTTTTACTCTATCCTGTTGGAGCCACCTCTGTATGCTGTGCTGTTTGCAATGCCGTGACTGCTGTGCCGCCTCCTG GCACAGAAATGGCACAGCTAGTCTGCGGAGGATGCCACACCCTACTCATGTATATCCGTGGAGCAACGAGTGTTCAATGTTCTTGCTGTCACACGGTCAATCTAGCCTTGGAAG CAAATCAGGTTGCACATGTGAATTGTGGGAACTGCAGGATGCTGTTAATGTATCAATATGGAGCAAGATCTGTCAAATGTGCGGTATGCAATTTTGTGACATCCGTTGGG GTCCCGGCGAACACCCCCGAACAGAAATTCAACAACTAA